In the Bordetella genomosp. 10 genome, one interval contains:
- a CDS encoding SRPBCC family protein, whose amino-acid sequence MRISDAQWIPSTQHQTWEALTSCSVLRECIPGCVQVECKSPTEYAFTVRAKVAGLGADYEGEVLLSDVNAPHGCTLVFEGKGAAAGLAIGTAQVNLTPKDDGTRLSYTVAAMAGGKLGEIGEATLLKAAEKIVEKFFASFIDYMSRQPRVAPPPAPAEPEPRGLQNSPWSWAAVMAVLLVFVGYHTFFT is encoded by the coding sequence ATGCGCATTTCAGATGCTCAATGGATTCCGTCGACCCAGCATCAAACCTGGGAAGCGCTGACCAGTTGTTCCGTTCTGCGGGAATGCATCCCCGGTTGTGTACAGGTGGAATGCAAATCGCCGACGGAATATGCCTTTACCGTGCGCGCCAAGGTGGCCGGTCTGGGCGCGGATTACGAAGGCGAGGTTCTGCTTTCGGACGTCAATGCGCCTCACGGGTGCACCCTTGTCTTCGAGGGCAAGGGCGCGGCGGCCGGCCTGGCGATCGGCACCGCCCAGGTCAACCTGACGCCGAAGGACGACGGCACCCGCCTGTCCTATACGGTAGCAGCGATGGCCGGCGGCAAACTGGGCGAAATCGGCGAGGCCACCCTGCTGAAGGCGGCCGAGAAAATCGTCGAGAAATTCTTCGCTTCCTTCATCGATTACATGTCGCGGCAGCCCCGGGTAGCGCCCCCGCCCGCGCCGGCCGAGCCCGAACCTCGCGGCCTGCAGAATTCCCCCTGGTCGTGGGCCGCGGTGATGGCGGTATTGCTGGTGTTCGTGGGCTATCACACCTTCTTTACCTGA
- a CDS encoding DMT family transporter → MRSRDITDLLVLAAVWGGSFLFMRIGVPEFGPAALIALRVGLAALALLPLLFWQHKTRVLLRHWKAIFVVGTFNATLPFILYAYAAQQLGAGFLSIANAVTPMWGAAIGWIWLGDRLPASRVAGMALGLAGIVVLVWDKFNFGADGSGLAVLAALLAPVCYGISANCAKRYLFGVDPLTNATGSMLASALTLLPFAIWTWPAQPVSFHAWSATLLLALACTGLAYVLFFRLIANVGPIGAISVTFLVPIFGVFWGAFFLNEIVTSNMLAGAAVVLAGTALALGLVRLPVLR, encoded by the coding sequence ATGCGTAGCCGCGATATCACCGACCTGCTCGTCCTGGCCGCCGTTTGGGGCGGATCGTTCCTGTTCATGCGCATCGGCGTGCCGGAATTCGGCCCTGCCGCCTTGATCGCATTACGCGTCGGCCTCGCCGCGCTGGCGCTGCTGCCCCTGTTGTTCTGGCAACACAAGACGCGCGTGCTGCTGCGCCACTGGAAGGCGATCTTCGTCGTCGGCACCTTCAACGCCACCCTGCCCTTCATTCTCTACGCCTATGCCGCCCAGCAACTGGGCGCGGGTTTCCTGTCCATCGCCAATGCCGTCACGCCGATGTGGGGCGCGGCCATAGGTTGGATCTGGCTGGGCGACCGGCTGCCGGCTTCGCGGGTGGCGGGTATGGCCCTGGGGCTGGCGGGTATCGTCGTTCTCGTCTGGGACAAATTCAATTTCGGCGCCGACGGCAGCGGCCTGGCCGTCCTGGCCGCCTTGCTGGCGCCCGTTTGCTATGGCATCTCCGCCAATTGCGCCAAGCGCTACCTGTTCGGCGTCGACCCGTTGACCAACGCCACCGGCAGCATGCTCGCCTCGGCCTTGACGCTGCTGCCCTTCGCGATCTGGACCTGGCCGGCGCAGCCCGTTTCCTTTCACGCCTGGAGCGCCACCCTCCTGCTGGCGCTGGCCTGCACGGGCTTGGCTTATGTGTTGTTTTTCCGGCTTATCGCCAATGTGGGACCGATCGGCGCGATCAGCGTGACGTTTTTGGTACCTATCTTCGGCGTGTTCTGGGGCGCGTTCTTTTTGAACGAAATCGTCACGTCCAACATGCTGGCGGGCGCCGCGGTGGTATTGGCCGGCACCGCGCTGGCATTGGGCCTGGTGAGGCTTCCCGTCCTCCGCTGA
- a CDS encoding CPBP family intramembrane glutamic endopeptidase, with translation MLYDPLAWLTWACIFLAAACAWLQPLRWQVHTPLLLACGYTAAVLGLRLSWEALVILAVLYAMGYSVQARRPCLQRVFGHAVYVAMAVALAAHMLPGFENPMVINATRITADATPFTMYLNLDKPLAGFWVVLALPWTMHRRCWRHALPAAGLALLLAVPVCMMLAVALGLVDWAPKVPSYTLIWAINNLLLVCLAEEAFFRAYVQGGLSRLLGNKEAARNGAWFASTILFALAHYAGGWEWMLLAAVAGVAYGYAYRRGGLRAAVLAHFGLNAAHFFFFTYPALQNT, from the coding sequence ATGTTGTACGACCCTTTGGCCTGGCTGACCTGGGCCTGCATTTTCCTGGCCGCGGCATGCGCATGGCTACAGCCGCTGCGCTGGCAGGTCCACACCCCGCTGCTGCTGGCCTGCGGCTATACGGCCGCCGTGCTGGGTTTGCGGCTCTCCTGGGAAGCGCTGGTCATACTGGCCGTCCTGTACGCCATGGGCTACTCGGTCCAGGCCCGCAGGCCATGCCTGCAACGCGTCTTCGGCCACGCCGTCTATGTCGCGATGGCCGTCGCATTGGCGGCCCATATGCTGCCCGGTTTCGAGAATCCGATGGTGATCAACGCCACGCGCATAACGGCGGATGCCACGCCTTTTACGATGTATTTGAATCTGGACAAGCCGCTGGCCGGATTCTGGGTCGTGCTGGCGCTGCCCTGGACGATGCATCGCCGTTGCTGGCGGCATGCGCTTCCCGCCGCGGGTCTCGCACTGCTGTTGGCCGTGCCCGTCTGCATGATGTTGGCCGTTGCGTTGGGGCTGGTAGATTGGGCGCCGAAAGTGCCTTCCTACACGCTGATCTGGGCGATAAATAATCTGCTGCTGGTTTGCCTGGCCGAGGAAGCCTTCTTCCGCGCCTACGTGCAGGGCGGGCTGTCCCGCCTGCTGGGCAACAAGGAAGCGGCGCGCAATGGCGCATGGTTCGCATCGACCATCCTCTTCGCACTGGCACACTATGCCGGCGGATGGGAATGGATGCTGCTCGCTGCCGTCGCCGGCGTGGCATATGGCTACGCCTATCGTAGAGGCGGCCTGCGCGCGGCGGTGCTTGCGCATTTCGGTTTGAATGCCGCGCATTTCTTCTTCTTCACTTACCCTGCCCTGCAAAATACGTAA
- a CDS encoding acetyl-CoA C-acyltransferase: protein MTRTLQDAYIVAATRSPVGKAPRGALRTMRPDDLLAHVIRAALAHVPTLDPGVIQDAVIGCARPEGPQGLNVARLAALLAGLPDTVAGMTVNRFCASGLSAIALAADRIRVGEADVMLAGGTESMSQVPMMGYAPSFSPSVFAHDENIGIAYGMGLTAERVARQWQVSREDQDAFALRSHQHALAAQKAGEFDAEISSVPVMLRAPDLSQGMGQPVHAGIAFSRDEGPREDTSAEALARLKPVFAAGGSVTAGNSSQTSDGAAVLLLASERAVRDHGLTPLARYVGCAVRGVAPEIMGIGPRAAIPAALDQAGLSLDQIDWIELNEAFAAQSLAVIRDLGLDPDKVNPLGGAIALGHPLGATGAIRAATLVHGLRRRQLKYGMVTMCVGTGMGAAGVFERV, encoded by the coding sequence ATGACTCGGACTTTGCAAGATGCCTATATCGTCGCGGCGACCCGCTCGCCGGTCGGCAAGGCGCCGCGCGGCGCGCTGCGCACGATGCGCCCGGACGACCTGTTGGCGCACGTCATCCGCGCCGCGCTGGCTCATGTGCCGACGCTGGACCCCGGTGTCATCCAGGACGCCGTGATCGGCTGCGCCCGGCCGGAAGGTCCGCAAGGCCTGAACGTTGCTCGCCTGGCCGCGCTGCTGGCCGGCTTGCCCGACACCGTCGCCGGCATGACCGTGAACCGCTTCTGCGCCTCCGGCCTGAGCGCCATCGCGCTGGCGGCGGATCGCATCCGGGTCGGCGAGGCCGACGTCATGCTGGCGGGCGGCACGGAATCCATGAGCCAGGTGCCGATGATGGGCTACGCGCCGTCCTTCTCGCCATCCGTGTTTGCCCATGATGAAAACATCGGCATCGCCTATGGCATGGGCCTGACCGCCGAACGCGTGGCGCGGCAGTGGCAGGTCTCGCGCGAAGACCAGGACGCCTTCGCGCTGCGCTCGCACCAGCACGCGCTGGCCGCGCAGAAGGCGGGCGAGTTCGACGCGGAGATCAGCAGCGTGCCGGTGATGCTGCGCGCGCCCGATCTATCGCAGGGCATGGGCCAGCCCGTGCACGCCGGCATCGCATTCTCGCGCGACGAAGGCCCGCGCGAAGACACCTCCGCCGAGGCCCTGGCGCGCCTGAAACCCGTCTTCGCCGCGGGTGGCAGCGTCACGGCCGGCAACAGCTCGCAGACCTCGGACGGCGCCGCCGTCCTGCTGCTGGCCTCCGAGCGCGCCGTGCGCGACCATGGCCTGACGCCGCTGGCGCGCTACGTCGGCTGCGCCGTGCGAGGCGTCGCGCCGGAGATCATGGGCATAGGCCCGCGCGCCGCCATCCCGGCCGCGCTGGACCAGGCCGGCCTGTCCCTGGACCAGATCGACTGGATAGAACTGAACGAGGCCTTCGCCGCGCAATCGCTGGCGGTCATCCGCGACCTGGGCCTGGACCCGGACAAGGTCAACCCCCTGGGCGGCGCCATCGCCCTGGGCCACCCCCTGGGCGCCACCGGCGCCATCCGCGCGGCGACGCTGGTGCATGGCTTGCGGCGCCGGCAGTTGAAGTACGGCATGGTGACCATGTGCGTGGGGACGGGGATGGGAGCGGCGGGGGTGTTTGAGCGGGTTTGA
- a CDS encoding 3-hydroxyacyl-CoA dehydrogenase/enoyl-CoA hydratase family protein: METARHSPAEPDVTAPAARIRKVAVLGAGVMGAQIAAHCVNAGFPVLLYDLPAQGADRSAIARKAVAGLARLNPAPLALPALAQHIEPLNYDEHLDRLHECDLVIEAIAERLDWKEQLYRLILPALGPHATLASNTSGLSLADLATSLPEDVQPRFCGVHFFNPPRYMPLVELIPGPRTAPELLDRLETFLVADLGKRVVRAKDTPNFVGNRIGVFGIMAAMIEADRHDLGYDMVDELTGKRLGRAKSGTFRTADVVGLDTLEHVMRTMQDGLPDDPFHAAFATPPVLAELLRQGALGQKAGAGFYRKAGKTILRLDPKTRDYVPADARLDEQVAAALAQRDPARRLQALRACDHPQARFVWALLRDTFHYAAVHLADIAETARDLDQAMRWGFGHAQGPFEVWQAAGWLQVARWIQDDIDQGHALAATPLPAWVFEGPVAQAGGVHTPAGSWNPTRGAFQARRALPVYATHLAPPLLVGEAAGEVGDTVHEDADLRLWTAPAPGRQDVLIASFKTKMHTISPAVTAGLLRAIDLAEARYRGLVIWQDGEPFSAGADLQAMLPAFMQGGGAAIEPMERDLQRVAQRMRNAQVPTVVALAGLALGGGCEIAVHASARVAHMETYIGLVEVGVGLVPGAGGLAYCARRAAELRAASAPEAPLLWFVQKFAQAVATAQVSRSALDAREIGYLRESDPVVPHPDALLHAALQQAGALADAGWRPPLPQAFPVAGRDGIATLTAQLVNLRDGGFISAYDYELGLAVAEVICGGDVDPGSLVDEEWMLAQERRAFLRLLGQPKTQERIAGMLKTGKPVRN, translated from the coding sequence ATGGAGACAGCCAGGCATTCCCCCGCTGAGCCCGACGTCACGGCGCCCGCCGCGCGCATACGCAAGGTCGCCGTGCTCGGCGCCGGCGTGATGGGCGCGCAGATCGCCGCGCATTGCGTCAACGCCGGTTTTCCGGTGCTCTTGTACGACTTGCCCGCGCAGGGCGCCGACCGCAGCGCCATCGCGCGCAAGGCCGTGGCCGGACTGGCCAGGCTGAATCCCGCGCCGCTGGCGCTGCCCGCCCTGGCGCAACACATCGAACCGCTCAACTATGACGAGCACCTGGACCGCCTGCACGAATGCGATCTCGTCATCGAGGCCATCGCCGAGCGGCTCGACTGGAAGGAGCAGCTCTACCGCCTGATCCTGCCGGCGCTGGGGCCGCATGCGACGCTGGCCAGCAATACCTCGGGCCTGTCGCTCGCCGACCTGGCCACCAGCCTGCCCGAGGACGTGCAGCCGCGCTTTTGCGGCGTGCATTTCTTCAACCCGCCGCGCTACATGCCGCTGGTCGAATTGATACCCGGGCCGCGCACCGCTCCCGAGCTGCTGGACCGCCTGGAGACCTTCCTGGTCGCCGATCTCGGCAAGCGCGTCGTGCGCGCGAAGGACACGCCCAATTTCGTGGGCAACCGCATCGGCGTATTCGGCATCATGGCGGCCATGATCGAGGCCGATCGCCACGACCTCGGCTACGACATGGTCGACGAGCTGACCGGCAAGCGCCTGGGCCGCGCCAAGTCGGGCACCTTCCGCACGGCGGACGTGGTCGGCCTGGACACCCTGGAGCACGTCATGCGCACCATGCAGGACGGGCTGCCCGACGATCCTTTCCACGCCGCCTTCGCCACGCCGCCGGTGCTGGCCGAGCTGTTGCGCCAGGGCGCGCTGGGCCAGAAGGCCGGCGCCGGGTTCTATCGCAAGGCGGGCAAGACTATCCTGCGCCTGGACCCGAAGACCCGCGACTACGTGCCGGCCGACGCGCGCCTGGACGAGCAGGTCGCCGCCGCGCTCGCGCAGCGCGATCCCGCGCGCCGGCTACAGGCCTTGCGCGCCTGCGATCACCCGCAGGCGCGCTTCGTATGGGCCTTGTTGCGCGATACCTTCCATTACGCCGCCGTGCACCTGGCCGATATCGCGGAAACCGCGCGCGACCTGGACCAGGCCATGCGCTGGGGCTTCGGCCACGCGCAAGGGCCTTTCGAGGTCTGGCAGGCCGCCGGCTGGCTACAGGTGGCGCGCTGGATCCAGGACGACATCGACCAGGGACATGCCCTGGCGGCCACGCCTTTGCCGGCCTGGGTCTTCGAAGGCCCCGTGGCGCAGGCCGGCGGCGTGCACACGCCGGCCGGTTCGTGGAATCCCACGCGCGGCGCATTCCAGGCGCGCCGCGCATTGCCGGTCTATGCCACGCATCTGGCGCCGCCGCTGCTGGTGGGCGAGGCGGCCGGGGAGGTGGGCGACACGGTGCACGAGGATGCCGATCTTCGCCTGTGGACCGCGCCCGCGCCGGGACGCCAGGACGTGCTCATCGCCTCCTTCAAGACCAAGATGCACACCATCAGCCCGGCCGTGACGGCGGGCCTGCTGCGCGCGATCGACCTGGCCGAGGCCCGCTACCGCGGCCTGGTGATCTGGCAGGACGGCGAGCCGTTCTCCGCCGGCGCCGACCTGCAGGCCATGCTGCCGGCCTTCATGCAGGGCGGCGGCGCCGCCATCGAGCCCATGGAGCGCGACCTGCAGCGCGTGGCGCAACGCATGCGCAATGCCCAGGTGCCCACCGTCGTCGCCTTGGCGGGACTGGCCTTGGGCGGCGGCTGCGAAATCGCCGTGCATGCGTCGGCGCGGGTGGCGCACATGGAGACTTACATCGGCCTGGTGGAAGTCGGCGTCGGCCTGGTGCCGGGCGCGGGCGGCCTGGCCTACTGCGCGCGCCGCGCCGCCGAATTGCGCGCGGCCAGCGCGCCGGAAGCGCCGCTTCTATGGTTCGTCCAGAAGTTCGCGCAGGCCGTGGCGACCGCGCAGGTCTCGCGTTCCGCCCTGGACGCGCGCGAGATCGGCTACCTGCGCGAAAGCGACCCCGTCGTGCCGCATCCCGACGCCTTGCTCCACGCCGCCTTGCAGCAGGCGGGCGCCTTGGCCGACGCCGGCTGGCGGCCGCCGCTGCCGCAAGCCTTCCCGGTGGCCGGGCGCGACGGCATCGCCACGCTGACCGCGCAACTGGTGAATCTGCGCGACGGCGGCTTCATCTCCGCCTACGACTACGAACTGGGTTTGGCCGTGGCGGAAGTCATATGCGGCGGGGACGTCGATCCGGGATCGCTGGTGGACGAGGAATGGATGCTGGCGCAGGAGCGGCGGGCTTTCCTGCGGCTGCTGGGCCAGCCCAAGACCCAGGAGCGCATTGCGGGCATGCTCAAGACGGGCAAGCCGGTGCGGAATTGA
- the clsB gene encoding cardiolipin synthase ClsB: MTARALRVNWTEGNAIRLLMNGADFFPALCEAIDRARHSVHLETYIFTLDRTGRRVLEALERAAARGIRVRVVVDGFGSQETGDAVAARIKAAGGDCRIFRPEPHWLKRLVFSRSRLRRLHRKVAVVDAEVAFVGGINIEDDYDDVALTEEIAANPRFDFAVEVRGPLVPYAVHAQDLLWVRLNWASVRRDPRQWRRPTQWRRLKRPADAPPQPAVGSLRAALVLRDNLRFRNTFERAYLYGIARAREEILIASAYFFPGVRFRKALARAAARGVRVRLLLQGKIEYRMQYYATHALYEELLRAGIEIYEYMPSFLHAKVAVIDHMATVGSSNLDPFSLLLAREANVVVDDPHFAEDLHKRLEAEIARGGRQVHSVEYARRGWLRRCVDTVSYTLLRLGVALTGQSGRY, encoded by the coding sequence GTGACCGCCCGTGCCTTGCGAGTGAATTGGACGGAAGGCAACGCCATCCGCCTGTTGATGAACGGCGCGGATTTCTTCCCGGCCTTGTGCGAGGCCATCGACAGGGCGCGCCATAGCGTGCACCTGGAAACCTACATCTTCACGCTGGACCGCACCGGCCGCCGTGTCCTGGAGGCGCTGGAACGCGCGGCCGCGCGCGGCATACGCGTGCGCGTGGTGGTCGACGGTTTCGGCAGCCAGGAAACCGGCGATGCCGTGGCCGCGCGCATCAAGGCGGCGGGCGGCGACTGCCGCATCTTCCGGCCGGAACCGCACTGGCTCAAGCGTCTGGTGTTCTCGCGCAGCCGCCTGCGGCGCCTGCATCGCAAGGTGGCCGTGGTGGATGCCGAGGTCGCTTTCGTCGGCGGCATCAACATCGAGGACGACTACGACGACGTGGCACTGACCGAGGAAATCGCCGCGAATCCGCGCTTCGATTTCGCCGTGGAGGTGCGCGGGCCGCTGGTGCCCTATGCCGTGCACGCGCAGGACCTGCTGTGGGTGCGCCTGAACTGGGCCTCGGTGCGGCGCGATCCTCGCCAGTGGCGGCGGCCGACGCAGTGGCGCCGCCTCAAGCGGCCGGCGGACGCGCCGCCCCAGCCGGCCGTCGGATCCCTGCGCGCCGCGCTCGTGCTGCGCGACAACCTGCGTTTCCGCAATACGTTCGAGCGGGCGTATCTGTACGGCATCGCCCGCGCGCGCGAGGAAATCCTCATCGCCAGCGCCTACTTTTTCCCGGGCGTGCGTTTTCGCAAGGCGCTGGCGCGGGCCGCCGCGCGCGGCGTGCGGGTGCGCCTGCTGCTGCAAGGCAAGATCGAATACCGCATGCAGTACTACGCCACGCATGCGCTGTACGAGGAATTGCTGCGCGCCGGCATCGAGATCTACGAATACATGCCCAGCTTCCTGCATGCCAAGGTGGCGGTCATCGATCACATGGCGACGGTGGGGTCGTCCAATCTGGATCCTTTCAGCCTGCTGCTGGCGCGCGAGGCCAACGTCGTGGTCGACGACCCCCATTTCGCGGAAGACCTGCACAAGCGCCTGGAGGCCGAGATCGCGCGCGGCGGCCGCCAGGTGCATAGCGTGGAGTACGCGCGGCGCGGCTGGCTGCGCCGTTGCGTGGACACCGTTTCCTACACGCTGCTGCGGCTGGGCGTGGCCTTGACGGGGCAGTCGGGCCGTTACTGA
- a CDS encoding endonuclease/exonuclease/phosphatase family protein codes for MSILRVVSYNIHKGKSALGARDSLKELRLGLYGLRPDLVFLQEVQGRNDSRSVIDAQHMSLGAALHMEVCYGRNAVRSASDHGNALLSRYPILDHENQDISDHRMEQRGLLHARVSIKGHDVHCFVVHLGLFAGSRERQIQALTDRIERLVPNGAPMLIAGDFNDWGDRLSPLFVQHLGVYEVFSHAPRSHGGDIPRLRDSMRRLTNVLRGVPNSLAMLERHNLVSMDGNYRIAPPPRTFPAVFPWFRLDRIYQRGFAVRSARVLRGRAWSRLSDHAPLLTELEIP; via the coding sequence ATGTCGATACTGCGCGTCGTCAGCTACAACATCCACAAGGGCAAGTCCGCGCTGGGCGCGCGCGATTCGCTCAAGGAATTGCGCCTGGGCCTGTACGGCCTGCGTCCCGACCTGGTCTTCCTGCAGGAAGTGCAGGGCCGCAATGACAGCCGCAGCGTCATCGACGCCCAGCACATGTCGCTGGGCGCGGCGCTGCACATGGAGGTCTGCTATGGCCGCAATGCGGTGCGCAGCGCCTCGGACCACGGCAATGCGCTGCTCTCGCGCTATCCCATCCTCGACCACGAGAACCAGGATATTTCCGATCACCGCATGGAGCAGCGCGGGCTGCTGCACGCGCGCGTGAGCATCAAGGGCCACGACGTGCATTGCTTCGTGGTGCACCTGGGCCTGTTCGCCGGCAGCCGCGAGCGGCAGATCCAGGCGCTGACCGACCGCATCGAACGACTGGTGCCCAACGGCGCGCCCATGCTGATCGCCGGGGACTTCAACGACTGGGGCGACCGGCTGTCGCCGCTGTTCGTCCAGCACCTGGGCGTCTACGAGGTGTTCTCGCACGCGCCGCGTTCGCACGGCGGCGACATTCCGCGCCTGCGCGATTCCATGCGGCGCCTGACCAACGTGCTGCGCGGGGTGCCCAACAGCCTGGCCATGCTGGAACGCCACAACCTGGTGTCCATGGACGGCAACTACCGCATCGCGCCGCCGCCGCGCACCTTTCCCGCCGTCTTTCCCTGGTTCCGCCTGGACCGCATCTACCAGCGCGGCTTCGCCGTGCGCAGCGCGCGCGTGCTGCGCGGCCGCGCCTGGTCGCGCCTGTCCGACCATGCTCCCTTGCTGACCGAACTGGAAATTCCGTGA
- the aspS gene encoding aspartate--tRNA ligase, whose protein sequence is MRTCYTGQVCRDHLGQTVTLFGWVNRRRDHGGVIFIDLRDRAGLAQIVFDPDNAAFATAERLRNEFCVKVTGLVRLRPEGTANAELASGEVEVLCKEVEILNASVTPPFQLDDDNLSETTRLTHRVLDLRRPQMQRNLMLRYRVSIEVRKFLDGLGFIDIETPMLTKSTPEGARDYLVPSRVNPGMFFALPQSPQLFKQMLMVSGFDRYYQITKCFRDEDLRADRQPEFTQIDCETSFLNEFEIREIFEGMIRHVFKVVQNVDLQDPFPTMTWTEAMRRYGSDKPDLRVSLEFTDIGDIMRDVDFKVFASAATAPGSRVVALRVPGGAALSRSEIDSYTQFVGIYGAKGLAWIKVNEVAKGRDGLQSPIVKNIHDAALTELIKRTGAQDGDIIFFGADREKVVNDAIGALRIKIGHSEFGKSTGLFTAGWRPLWVVDFPMFEYDEEDARYTAAHHPFTSPKDGHEDFLESDPSKAYAKAYDMVLNGWEIGGGSVRIHREEVQSKVFRALKIGAEEAREKFGFLLDALQYGAPPHGGIAFGLDRICTMMSGAESIRDVIAFPKTQRAQDLLTQAPSAVDEKQLRELHIRLRNAEVK, encoded by the coding sequence ATGCGTACCTGCTACACCGGCCAGGTTTGCCGTGACCACCTCGGTCAGACCGTTACCCTGTTCGGCTGGGTAAACCGCCGCCGCGACCACGGCGGGGTGATTTTCATCGACCTGCGCGACCGTGCGGGCCTGGCGCAGATCGTCTTCGATCCGGACAACGCCGCCTTCGCCACCGCCGAACGCCTGCGCAACGAGTTCTGCGTCAAGGTCACGGGCCTGGTGCGCCTGCGTCCGGAAGGCACCGCCAATGCCGAACTGGCCTCGGGCGAAGTCGAAGTGCTGTGCAAGGAAGTGGAAATCCTCAACGCCTCGGTGACGCCGCCGTTCCAGTTGGACGACGACAACCTGTCGGAAACCACCCGCCTGACGCACCGCGTGCTGGACCTGCGCCGCCCGCAAATGCAGCGCAACCTGATGCTGCGCTACCGCGTCTCCATCGAGGTGCGCAAGTTCCTGGACGGCCTGGGCTTCATCGACATCGAAACCCCCATGCTGACCAAGAGCACGCCCGAAGGCGCCCGCGACTACCTGGTGCCGTCGCGCGTGAACCCCGGCATGTTCTTCGCGCTGCCGCAGTCGCCCCAGTTGTTCAAGCAGATGCTGATGGTGTCGGGCTTCGACCGCTACTACCAGATCACCAAGTGCTTCCGCGACGAGGACCTGCGCGCCGACCGCCAGCCGGAATTCACCCAGATCGATTGCGAAACCTCGTTCCTGAACGAATTCGAGATCCGCGAGATCTTCGAAGGCATGATCCGCCACGTCTTCAAGGTGGTGCAGAACGTCGACCTGCAGGACCCCTTCCCCACGATGACGTGGACCGAAGCCATGCGCCGCTACGGCTCGGACAAGCCGGACCTGCGCGTGTCGCTGGAGTTCACCGACATCGGCGACATCATGCGTGACGTCGACTTCAAGGTCTTCGCCTCGGCCGCCACCGCGCCGGGCAGCCGCGTGGTCGCCCTGCGCGTGCCGGGCGGCGCGGCCCTGTCGCGCAGCGAAATCGACAGCTACACCCAGTTCGTCGGCATCTACGGCGCCAAGGGCCTGGCCTGGATCAAGGTCAACGAAGTGGCCAAGGGCCGCGACGGCCTGCAATCGCCCATCGTGAAGAACATCCATGACGCCGCGCTGACCGAGCTGATCAAGCGCACCGGCGCCCAGGACGGCGACATCATCTTCTTCGGCGCCGACCGCGAGAAGGTCGTCAACGACGCCATCGGCGCGCTGCGCATCAAGATCGGCCACAGCGAATTCGGCAAGTCCACCGGCCTGTTCACGGCCGGCTGGCGCCCGCTGTGGGTGGTCGACTTCCCGATGTTCGAATACGACGAGGAAGACGCCCGCTACACCGCCGCCCACCACCCCTTCACCAGCCCGAAGGACGGCCACGAGGACTTCCTGGAGAGCGATCCCAGCAAGGCCTACGCCAAGGCCTACGACATGGTGCTGAACGGCTGGGAAATCGGCGGCGGCTCGGTGCGTATCCACCGCGAGGAAGTCCAGAGCAAGGTGTTCCGCGCGCTGAAGATCGGCGCCGAGGAAGCGCGCGAGAAGTTCGGCTTCCTGCTCGACGCCCTGCAATACGGCGCGCCCCCGCACGGCGGCATCGCCTTCGGCCTGGACCGCATCTGCACCATGATGAGCGGCGCCGAATCGATCCGCGACGTCATCGCCTTCCCCAAGACCCAGCGCGCCCAGGACCTGCTGACGCAGGCCCCGTCCGCGGTCGACGAGAAGCAGTTGCGCGAATTGCACATTCGCCTGCGCAACGCCGAAGTCAAGTAA
- a CDS encoding DUF502 domain-containing protein, with protein sequence MRVFKKYFITGLLIWVPLVITVWVLGVLVATLEGFVPNFLSAESLFGVDIPGFRFVLVIVVVLLTGVFAANLLGRTLVEQWEKIVGRIPLVRSIYNSVKQVSDTVLAPNGQAFRKAVLIQYPRHGSWTIAFLTGTPSGEVAEHLQGDHVSVYIPTTPNPTSGFFLMMPRSDVIDLHISVDAALKYVVSMGVVAPPPPAGHAPAPVPPGVVPTAPGARRPGNDGPEGPAQ encoded by the coding sequence ATGCGCGTCTTCAAGAAGTACTTCATCACCGGGCTGCTGATCTGGGTGCCCCTGGTCATCACGGTGTGGGTGCTGGGCGTGCTCGTGGCCACGCTGGAGGGGTTTGTCCCCAATTTCCTGTCGGCGGAATCCCTGTTCGGGGTGGACATCCCGGGTTTCCGCTTCGTGCTGGTGATCGTCGTGGTCCTGCTGACGGGCGTATTCGCCGCCAACCTGCTGGGCCGCACCCTGGTCGAGCAGTGGGAAAAGATCGTCGGCCGCATCCCCCTGGTGCGCTCCATCTACAACTCGGTCAAGCAGGTCAGCGACACCGTGCTGGCGCCCAACGGGCAGGCTTTCCGCAAGGCGGTGCTGATCCAGTACCCGCGCCATGGCTCCTGGACCATCGCCTTCCTGACGGGCACGCCCAGCGGCGAGGTGGCGGAGCACTTGCAAGGCGACCACGTCAGTGTCTACATTCCCACTACGCCCAACCCGACCTCCGGATTTTTCCTGATGATGCCGCGCAGCGACGTCATCGATCTGCACATCAGCGTGGACGCCGCGCTGAAGTACGTGGTTTCCATGGGCGTCGTGGCGCCCCCGCCGCCCGCCGGCCATGCGCCCGCCCCCGTGCCGCCCGGCGTCGTCCCGACGGCCCCGGGCGCGCGCCGGCCCGGCAACGACGGACCGGAAGGGCCCGCGCAATAA